A single region of the Populus nigra chromosome 2, ddPopNigr1.1, whole genome shotgun sequence genome encodes:
- the LOC133681851 gene encoding uncharacterized protein LOC133681851, whose amino-acid sequence MEQFRQIGEVLGSLKALMVFRDNIQINPRQCCLLLDVFSFAYDSIAEEMRQNLKFEEKNVKWRILEQPLRQIYRIFKEGEGYIKQCLETKDWWAKAITLYQNSYCVEFYIHNLLSCIPVVIESIEIAGEFSGLDQDEIQKKRLVYSNKYQKEWKDPRLFQWKFAKQYLISQELCNRYNTVWKEDRWVLLNKILEKKMSGSTKQERQLTDILLKNLEGSEPVNGKLLPCSILVRSKDYSVRRRLGSGSQYKEILWLGESLALRHFFGDIEPLFPEISSLLSLSHPNILQFFCGFTDEEKKECFLVMELMTRDLCSCIRETCGPRKRIPFSLPIAVDLMLQISRGMEYLHSKEIYHGNLNPSNILVKPRNITSEGYLHAKVSGFGLSSIKNFTPKNSSNQNETLSFIWYAPEILEEKEQTGSEKNSKYTEKADVYSFGMVCFQLLTGKVPFEDSHLQGDNMSRNILAGERPLFPFYSPKYVTNLTKRCWHTDPNQRPSFSSICRILRYVKRFLIMNPDYNKEPEPPMPVIDYGDMETKLLRKFPSWDTAESSMVAQIPFQMFVYRVVEKEKARTTQKETSESGSDKASYSGDENSAILDDPCPSPSCPSPSCPSPNERRLSIAETMARRPSISKRLSDVKTIKQSGTPKGRSRPPQLQCTRSLRTGSESQLMMISPRPRRTSSGHASDSEIS is encoded by the exons ATGGAGCAGTTTAGGCAGATTGGAGAGGTACTCGGAAGTTTGAAGGCATTGATGGTGTTTCGCGACAATATACAAATCAATCCACGACAATGCTGTCTGTTGCTTGATGTATTCAGTTTTGCATATGATTCAATAGCTGAAGAGATGAGACAAAACCTGAAATTTGAAGAGAAGAACGTGAAATGGAGAATACTTGAACAGCCATTGAGACAGATTTATAGAATATTCAAAGAAGGAGAAGGTTACATCAAGCAGTGCCTGGAAACCAAGGATTGGTGGGCCAAAGCCATTACCCTCTATCAGAACTCGTATTGCGTTGAGTTTTACATCCATAACTTATTATCATGTATCCCTGTTGTCATTGAATCAATCGAAATTGCTGGAGAATTTTCTGGATTAGATCAGGATGAGATACAGAAGAAGAGACTTGTGTACTCGAACAAATATCAGAAGGAATGGAAAGATCCCCGACTTTTCCAGTGGAAGTTTGCAAAGCAGTATCTTATTTCTCAGGAACTTTGCAATCGGTATAATACAGTTTGGAAAGAAGACAGGTGGGTGCTCCTAAACAAAATCCTGGAAAAGAAGATGTCAGGCTCGACAAAGCAAGAGCGGCAACTTACAGATATTCTATTGAAAAACTTGGAAGGATCGGAGCCAGTAAATGGGAAACTCTTACCATGTTCAATCTTAGTACGGTCCAAGGACTACAGTGTAAGGAGACGCCTTGGGAGTGGGAGTCAGTACAAGGAGATACTATGGCTGGGTGAAAGCCTTGCCTTGAGACACTTTTTTGGAGACATTGAGCCCCTATTTCCTGAGATTTCTTCATTGTTATCCCTTTCCCACCCGAATATATTGCAATTCTTTTGTGGGTTCACTGACGAGGAAAAGAAAGAGTGTTTTCTAGTCATGGAACTAATGACTAGGGACCTCTGCAGCTGCATCAGAGAAACCTGTGGCCCAAGAAAGCGCATTCCATTCTCTCTTCCCATTGCGGTTGATCTTATGCTTCAAATTTCCAGAGGAATGGAATATCTCCACTCAAAGGAAATCTACCATGGTAATTTGAACCCTTCTAACATTCTTGTTAAACCAAGAAACATCACCTCAGAAGGGTACCTGCACGCTaaggtttcgggtttcgggctCTCTTCAATCAAGAACTTCACTCCAAAAAACTCATCAAACCAGAACGAAACCCTCTCATTCATCTGGTATGCTCCAGAAATTTTGGAAGAGAAAGAACAGACAGGAAGTGAAAAGAATTCTAAATACACAGAAAAAGCTGATGTGTACAGTTTTGGAATGGTTTGCTTTCAACTTTTGACTGGGAAAGTTCCATTTGAGGATAGCCATCTTCAAGGAGACAACATGAGCCGAAACATCCTAGCTGGAGAGAGGCCTctatttccattttattcaccAAAATATGTTACTAACTTGACAAAGAGATGTTGGCATACGGACCCAAATCAACGTCCAAGCTTCTCATCCATATGTAGGATCCTTCGCTATGTAAAACGCTTCCTTATTATGAACCCTGATTATAATAAAGAACCAGAGCCGCCAATGCCAGTGATAGACTACGGAGACATGGAGACGAAGCTCTTAAGGAAATTCCCTTCTTGGGATACAGCAGAATCATCAATGGTAGCACAAATTCCATTTCAAATGTTTGTTTACAGAGTTGTTGaaaaagagaaagcaagaacaaCTCAGAAAGAAACTTCAGAATCAGGGAGCGATAAAGCCTCATATAGTGGGGATGAAAATTCTGCCATCCTAGATGATCCATGCCCATCCCCTTCCTGCCCATCCCCTTCCTGCCCGTCTCCTAATGAAAGAAGGTTGTCAATAGCTGAAACTATGGCCAGAAGACCTTCAATATCGAAGAGATTGTCAGATGTGAAAACCATCAAACAATCAG GAACACCAAAAGGCCGTTCAAGACCTCCCCAACTGCAGTGCACGCGTAGTTTAAGGACAGGTTCAGAAAGCCAGTTGATGATGATCAGTCCAAGACCCAGAAGAACATCTTCTGGTCATGCATCAGATTCAGagatctcctag
- the LOC133681373 gene encoding tubulin gamma-1 chain, with protein sequence MPREIITLQVGQCGNQIGMEFWKQLCLEHGINKDGILEDFATQGGDRKDVFFYQADDQHYIPRALLIDLEPRVINGIQNSEYRNLYNHENIFVSDHGGGAGNNWASGYHQGKGVEEDIMDMIDREADGSDSLEGFVLCHSIAGGTGSGMGSYLLETLNDRYSKKLVQTYSVFPNQMETSDVVVQPYNSLLTLKRLTLNADCVVVLDNTALNRIAVERLHLSTPTFAQTNSLVSTVMSASTTTLRYPGYMNNDLVGLLASLIPTPRCHFLMTGYTPLTVERQANVIRKTTVLDVMRRLLQTKNIMVSSYARTKEASQAKYISILNIIQGEVDPTQVHESLQRIRERKLVNFIEWGPASIQVALSRKSPYVQTAHRVSGLMLASHTSIRHLFSKCLSQYEKLRKKQAFLDNYRKFPMFADNDLSEFDESRDIIESLVDEYKACESPDYIKWGMEDPDNLLTEEGNAKGTVDPKLAI encoded by the exons ATGCCGAGAGAGATAATCACGCTGCAAGTAGGACAATGCGGGAACCAGATCGGCATGGAGTTCTGGAAACAGCTTTGCCTCGAACACGGCATCAACAAAGATGGCATTCTCGAAGATTTCGCTACTCAG GGAGGTGATAGGAAAGATGTGTTTTTCTACCAAGCGGATGATCAGCACTACATACCACGAGCATTACTAATTGATTTGGAGCCTAGGGTCATCAATGGAATTCAAAACAGTGAATATCGAAATCTTTACAATCATGAGAACATCTTTGTTTCGGATCATGGTGGTGGTGCAGGAAATAATTGGGCCAGTGGATATCATCAG GGAAAGGGTGTTGAAGAGGATATAATGGACATGATTGATAGAGAGGCAGATGGAAGTGATAGTCTTGAGGGTTTTGTTCTGTGCCATTCAATTGCTGGAGGAACAGGCTCAG GTATGGGCTCGTATCTGCTGGAGACTTTAAATGATCGCTATAGCAAAAAGCTGGTCCAGACATACAGTGTATTTCCTAACCAGATGGAGACGAGTGATGTGGTAGTCCAACCCTATAACTCACTTTTAACACTCAAGAGACTGACTCTAAATGCAGATTGTGTTGTTGTTCTGGACAATACTGCACTGAATAGAATTGCTGTTGAGCGCCTACATTTGTCAACTCCCACATTTGCTCAAACAAACTCTTTGGTATCTACTGTTATGTCTGCTAGCACAACTACTCTGCGGTATCCAGGATATATGAACAATGACTTGGTTGGTCTTCTTGCATCTTTAATTCCAACACCAAGATGCCATTTTCTTATGACTGGATATACACCACTCACAGTGGAGCGTCAG GCTAATGTGATTCGTAAAACTACTGTACTGGATGTTATGAGAAGACTTCTGCAG acCAAGAATATCATGGTTTCCTCTTATGCACGAACAAAAGAAGCTAGTCAAGCAAAATACATTTCGATATTGAATATTATTCAGGGAGAAGTCGACCCTACTCAG GTTCATGAAAGTTTGCAGAGGATTCGTGAAAGGAAGCTTGTTAACTTTATTGAGTGGGGCCCTGCAAGTATACAG GTTGCTTTGTCTAGAAAGTCTCCTTATGTTCAAACTGCGCACAGG GTAAGTGGTCTCATGCTAGCAAGCCACACTAGCATCCGCCACCTCTTCAGCAAATGTTTGAGCCAGTATGAGAAGCTGAGAAAAAAGCAAGCTTTTCTTGATAACTATCGAAAATTTCCGATGTTTGCT GACAATGATCTTTCTGAATTCGATGAATCACGGGACATAATTGAGAGTTTAGTTGATGAATACAAAGCCTGTGAGTCCCCAGATTACATAAAATGGGGAATGGAG GATCCGGACAACCTTTTAACAGAAGAAGGTAATGCTAAAGGAAcagtggatccaaaattggcaATTTGA